From Vicia villosa cultivar HV-30 ecotype Madison, WI unplaced genomic scaffold, Vvil1.0 ctg.000566F_1_1_3, whole genome shotgun sequence, a single genomic window includes:
- the LOC131629420 gene encoding glutaredoxin-C1-like, with translation MSFTLSLPPIMPTKIEAPPQPQPQPPPSFKLNMTPCEAVHHLASSNAVVIFSLSDCCMSTVAKRFLISLGVGPTIVELDKESDGNAIRAFLNQIAGAEQAVPAVFVGGKFVGGVQTLMAKHINGTLVPLLKEVGALWL, from the coding sequence ATGTCTTTCACCCTCTCTCTCCCTCCAATCATGCCAACAAAAATAGAAGCACCACCACAGCCACAACCACAACCACCACCTTCCTTCAAACTCAACATGACACCCTGTGAAGCAGTCCACCACTTGGCTTCTTCCAACGCGGTGGTAATCTTCAGCTTGAGTGACTGCTGCATGTCGACCGTGGCCAAGCGCTTCCTCATCAGCCTTGGTGTCGGACCGACTATTGTGGAGCTTGATAAGGAGTCAGATGGGAATGCTATCCGAGCTTTCTTGAATCAAATTGCTGGAGCTGAGCAGGCTGTTCCGGCTGTCTTCGTCGGCGGTAAGTTTGTTGGTGGTGTGCAGACTCTCATGGCTAAACACATCAATGGAACTCTTGTCCCTCTTCTTAAGGAAGTTGGTGCTCTCTGGCTCTAA